In Colletotrichum higginsianum IMI 349063 chromosome 1, whole genome shotgun sequence, the DNA window CAGACTCTTCCTCCAACAAGGGTCCTCTCTCAGGGGACACCACCGACAACGAGCGAGCCGAGGAACCTGCAGCCTCAGGGCCCGTCCGCACGGTGACCGGGCTCAAGTGGTacctcatcgtcttcgccatcctCTCATCGACGttcctcttcgccctcgacaaCACCGTCGTCGCGGACGTGCAGCCGCAGATCGTGCTGCAgttcgacgccatcgaggacaTTGCGTGGCTGGCCGTCGCCTTCATCATGGTCTCGACGGCCGTGAACCTCCTCTACGGCCAGCTGTACTCGCACCTCAAGCCCAAGTGGTTGTACATTGggagcgtcgtcgtcttcgagatTGGCAGCGCGCTCtgcggcgcggcgccgaACATGGACAGTCTCATCGTCGGGCGGGCGCTGtgcggcctcggcggcgtcggcatgtacctcggcgtcatggtcctcatcgccgcgacgacgacgatccaGGAGCGGCCGATGTATCTGGCGTCCATCGGGCTGACCTGGGGCCTCGGAACGATCCTTGGACCCTTGGTCGGGGGAGGTGCGTTGCCACACTGTCTCGTTTCCGTGCCAATCATGCCCGAACATACCAGCTAATACAAATGTTTTACCATGAGAAGCGTTCGCCGACTCGGATGCAACGTGGCGGTGAGTGTTGTCGAACCAGAGTCGGGTACTAAGATGGCTGACATTTGACCAGCTGGGCCTTTTATATCAACCTCCCGATCGGCGCTCTCGCGGCACCGGTGTATATCTTCATGCTGCCGTCTCCGGACCCGCAACCCGGCGCATCCATTCCCAAACGGTtggccgaggtcgactgggtcggcgccgtgctgatgctcggcgccatcgtcaccttcaccatggccatcagcttcggcggcgtcatgTATGAGTGGGACTCCGGCTCGGAGatcgccctcttcgtcgtcgccggagTCTtgttcgtcgtcttcggcgtccAGCAGGCGTATTCCATCGGCACGACCGTGAAGCGCCGCATCTTCCCGGTCGAACTGATCAGTTCCCGCAAGTACTACCGCACGATGGTGCTGATGTTCTGCGTGACCGCCTCGGGGGGTTGCGCAATCTTCATCCCGGTGTATTTCATCCCAGTCTTCTTCCAGTTCTCGCGGGGCGACagcgccatcgacgccgccgtgcgtCTGCTGCCGTTCATCCTGGTCATGGTGACAGTCACGCTCGCGCAGGGCGGCATGCTGTCGCACCCGTCGGGCAGGTTCGGGCTGTACATGCCGTGGTTCACggtcggcggcatcatcaccGTGGTCGCCGCCAGCCTCATGTACGTCGTTGAAACCGACACTAGCACGGCGTGGGTCTACGGGGCCTCGGCCatgctcggcgccggggtCGGCACGTACACGCAGGCGGGGTTCTCCATCTCGCAGGCCAGCGTGCCGGAGCACAtggcggccgtcgcggcgtcGCTGATGGCGCTGgcgcagacgggcgggaTCAACAtcgccctggccgtcggcaacgccgtcttcctcaaCAGGGCCGAGACCCGGCTTGCCGAGATCCTCCCCGACACTGTCACGGAGGACCAGATCCATCTTGCGATTGCGGGTGTCGGGGCGGACTTCGTCacgacgctgccgccgcagaTGCAGCAGGAGATTCTCGAAGCCATTGTCGAGGCTCTAAACCTGCCTTACATCTTGGTGATCACTGCCGGAAGCCTTGTGCTGGTTTGCAGTGTGTTGATGAAGAGGGAACGCTTGTTCATGACGGCGGCTGCTGGGGGTGCTTGAAGGATCAGGGGAGGCTAGCAATGCTTGGGGAGGGAGCAGAGGGATCGAACGTGGTCGTAATGGATGAGGTGACTAGGGATAGACATTGGTGAGTTGGGGACAGCACAGAGGACTATGAGTTGTACATTGATGCAGTCTTCCAAAGTGTGCCGTGTGAAGATAACGACTTTGTCGAGACGCACAACGGTGACCAACTGCCTCTGCCTTGCAGAGTGAGCGCCCGGTGTTTAGGTTACAATTGACGAGGGTAAGTTCAATGTGATGACGATGTAAGTGATGAGTTCAAACAAAAGAGTATGAGATGTAAGCTGCAATGAGTGAGTCCCCAGTGAGTAAgtgatgagtgagtgagtgagagagagaatgaaGTGTGACAGAGGCACGGAGGGTTGTCGCGGTGGAACGTGCACCTCCGGGCCTTGCGGAGAAGCGGACCCCCTGAACACCTTATCTAATCCACTCGGGCCCCACCGCGGCAAAACAGCACGACCAGGGGAGGAATGGGGGGGAATGCAGCTCAATGTTGCAGGAGGGTTTCGGTCTAACCCCTTGCGGACATCCCTTCCCTCGGTCAGGTTCGGATTGGAAACGTCCCAAAAGTTGACACCTCTTCGGAAACTTCCAACATCGCCGCTGCTTGGAGCCTCAACTCTCACTTAAACCGCCCGCCCCTCGGAGCTCCGTCGCGAACCCAACACGTCGCTACCTTATTCCGACGGCatcccgcgccgccgcaaGCCTCCGAACGTACGGCTCCGCGATAGAAACAGCATGAGTTCATGAGATTAGGGGGTTCCCATCGcgcgcccacgcccacgctGTTCCCCACCCTCGTCGCCtcccgccatggccgacctCATCGGCCTCCCTTTGGTGAGAGGCCAGGTCCGCCGACTCTGGATCGCTTTCCTCCACCTCCTGCtcgcggcctcggcgtgcGCCTACATGCCGCTCTCCGACGCCGCGCTGCGCAATGTCACAGTCTCCGAGGCCGACTTCGACATCCACGCCGGCCCgctcctttcccccctcctcatcccccgGGTGCCCGGCACGGACGGCCAGCTCCAGACGCAGCGCCACTTTGTCGACTTTTTCACCAAGTCTCTGCCGAAATGGACCGTGCAGTGGCAGAACTCAACCGATAAGACGCCCGCGACGGGCGACGCCAACGTGCCCTTCCAGAACCTCATCTTGAGGCGCGAGCCGCCCTGGACGAAGCCCGGCCAGGCCAACTATCtcaccctcgtcgcccaCTACGACAGCAAGTACGAGCCCGCGGGCTTCATCGGCGCCACCGACAGTGCCGCGCCGTGCGCGATGCTCATGCacgtcgccaaggccctcgACCCGTACTTGACCCAGATGTACGATGAGATGGTCGCCCTCGGTGAGCTGGGCGGCACCGTTCCCATGGACATGGGCCTCCagatcctcttcctcgacggcgaagaggccTTCAAGTCATGGACCGACACAGACTCGCTGTACGGCGCGAGGTAAGTCGAATCGCACTGTTGTGGTCCTAAAGATGTGATGCAGTCTCACTGACACTTGTGCAAGGTCCCTGTCAAATGAGTGGGAGCACACCTTCAACCCGGCCATGTCGCACTACAAGACGCCGCTCGAGCAGATCAGCGCCTTCGTGCTGCTGGACCTGCTCGGCTCCGCGGAGCCCCGGATCCCGTCCTACTTCCAGTCCACCCACTGGGCCTACCAGGCCATGGCCAAGGTCGAGCAGCGCATGCGCGACCTCGGCGTGCTCGAGACCAAGCCCAAGAACCCGTTCCTctacgacgccgagaagagcCCGCAGATGTTCGGCCACAGCGGCATCGGCGACGACCACGTGCCCTTCATGATGAAGGGCGTCAACATCTTGCACATCATCCCCTCGCCCTTCCCCGCCGTGTGGCACCGcatggaggacgacggcgagcacCTCGACATGCCCACGGTGCGGGACTGGACGAGGATCGTGACGGCCTTCACCATGGAGTGGCTCGATGCGAATGAGGTGATGgcggaagagaaggaaggaagtTAGACTGTAGTAGTAGCGCTCATACGTAGGAAAACCATCCAACATATTGCATACGCCCCAACGTCCCGTTTTGCCTGGTCTGTTGGTCACGGTCCAGTGATTAAAAGGGTCTATTGCAAACCTGTCTATAGAAAGCTGTATGTTATGGTGGTCCTTGTGTTGCCTCCCCTTTTGCCTCGTGCTGTCACCTTTTCAGTCCCCCAAAACCTCGCAACTTTCAAATAGGCCTTGAATGAAATTGACGGGCTCAGTCTCGTCTGCTCCTCTTGCGAGACggctcgccctcctcgattCCGACCAGCACCCCTCTCTCGATACCCGTTTTTTTGGCCTGCTGCTGGAAGTAGTCCGAGTAGGATTCCAGGGCGGGCAGGGCGACCGAGTCCAGAAGGTCCTGTATCTCCATCCGGATGCCGGGCAAAGGATTGCAGAACAAGTGAAAGAGCATGCGGTCGAAGCCTGTCTGCTCAACCGAGGAGGCGAGATCCCTGACGCTTCCAAGGTACTGGGAGGTATCTATCTGCCCGTGACCTTCACCTTGGAAACCGAGTGTCCTGGTGTAACGCACCAGAGCCCCAACGTTTATGGAGTCGCATTGGATGGTTTTCGTCATGTAGCAATACATGGACGGGCGAGTCGGCGCCTTACATCCATTACCATCCAGGTTCGACTGGATGGCCTTGTGAAACAGGGAGGCGATATTTTGAATGAGACTGTTTCGGACCTGAGCCACGTGATCTGTGGACCAGTTGTTAGGGGTGAATCTCGAAAGTCTGGAGGGAGATGGTGGAAATACCTAGAACCCCGGGGCCTTCCAGAAATGAATCCCTTGGGAGAGGATCTCCATTGCTGTCGAGCAGCTGGCCGTACTCGTCTACTCTGGACTCAAGGATAAGGTGACGAATGAGCTTGCGACAGAGCTCCTTGTGACCAAGCTCCCAAGCAATCCACAGAACAGTCTCGTTTCCCACGCAGGTGGTGACCTTTTTGTAGGGTCTGAACCAGGTGCGGGCCAAGGGGTGCAGGACGTGGGTCATGTCGTACTTGTTCGTCAAGATGAGCAGGTCATGCAGATCTCGGGCGCGCAACATATCTGGGAGCGACGCGAAATGACCATGGATGATATCCAtgaggagagagaaggagtAAGGGCTGTCCTCCGGAAGCTCCACAGTCCATGACGACTCCTCTGAATCCTCTCTAGGGCAGGACTCTGCAAAGCCACTGAACAGCATGGCTGTGAAGACGGTGGAAGATCGAGCTAGGGTTCTAGAGCACACGACAAAGGTATACTTTCCACCTGTGTCCTCTTCGTTGCCGACCTTGAGGGTCAAGTCGCCTCTGGGGTCGAAGAAAAACGGTTCAGTTTCCAAGAAGAGATCCATAGCTGTTGTGGAATGATGCGTAATGGCCTTGTTCAAAGAAATTCTTAGCTGTGTGTTTGGGTTGTTGGACTTGGAAGTTATGGTGGTTCCTTTGATGTGCAGCGCAAAACACAGCAACTCGGTTGTTTGAAGCAAAGCGATGTCTGGTAAAGAGGTGCGTCAGGGAAAACAAATCAGCAAGCGAAATGAGCAAACCGACTTACTGAGCAGGATGAAAGTTGAAAAACAAAACTCAAGGGACGACAAGTCTCCTTGGAGAAAGAGAATTGGTCGAACAAAATGCTGCAAAAGAAAAGTTTTGAAGCTGAGAAGTGTGGTAAGGGCTGTGAGCGTATGGCAACTGTGAGTGTGAGCGGAAGAGTGAaggagagtgagagagagtgaggagggggggttaAGAAAGTCCTAAAGCTGAAAGTACAaggagagaaggaaagagTAGGCAAAGACATCTTCAGGGAAGGGCTGAgtctacctaggtagcttGAGGTACCCAAGGAAGGAACGAAGGAATGAAGGAGTTGTTTGCCTCTTGATGCTTCCTTCCTAAAAAGTCAGGTCGAGGAAGACTTTGCTTGTCCTCCATCTGACTGACTATACCACAACCTAGAGTAATAAGTGCCTAATGAGAAGAAAGTAAACTTGGGAATCTTGAAAGGCAACTATCGCAGTCTTTTGTAGTAATCCAtaaaggaaaagaaaccccaAGATGCAGAAAGACAACTCTCAAAGCCTCTTGTGGCAACAAGCAGTAGCATATACCACAGAAGTTCATTCTTGATATCCATTCTTATTGTTCTTTGAAGTATTGCCCTAGCCACCATCATTCATTATACATCCCTAAATCATAATCATCAAGCACAAACCAAGAAAAGATTGACCTAGTAGGTGCTTCGCCAGGCAGCCACCCTCCTTCTCAATGCGCCCTCAGATACGAGCTTCTCGTCAGCGCCCTCTTCTCCATGAGTAACTTCCTCTCCTCTGTCGAATACAAACCATCTCCCGTCTTCTCACCCAGCCGGCCCCTCGAGATGTAGTTTTCCTCCAACCAGTCCGTATATCccgccttgtcctcgtcTACCACGCCCATGCTCACCCTATTTTTCTCGACCTGCCACACcgtgtcgaggccgacctcgtccatcTTCTCACAAGGACCCTTCTCCGCGTGGAAGAAGTCTCGAAACAGCGCGTCAATGTCCCTCGGGGACGCGAGCTCCGCCTGCAGAACCCGGAGCGTGTCCGACTTGACGGCGGACCAGATCCGGTTGAAGACAAAGCCGACGGACTCGTGCGGTAGGGCCAGCGGGTTGAAGCCCACGCCGCGCATCTGCGCCTTTAGGAATGGTATGAGATCCCGGTCCGTTGCGCCGCAGGTCATGAGCTCAACGTAGGTGTTGCGCGGCGGGAGGTGGTAGTGCGTGTTGAGCAGGCGCTCCGGGCGCGTGATGAGGTTTCGCAGCGCCGAGGTGGGCCAGGTCGAGCTGTTGGAGGCCAGAATGCAGTCCTCTGGCACGAGGGTGTCGGCCTTGCCAAGCATCTCGCGCTTGATCTCGGGGTCCTCGGGGAGCGCCTCGATAACCATCCACGGGTCCGCGCCGCACGACTCCTCCAGGACGGTGCTGGTCGTGACCCGGCCCGGGCGCGTCTCGCGCACGGCGCAAACAGTGGTGAGGGCGTCGCCGATGTAGAcgatggccgaggccagcGCCCGAgagtcgacgtcgtggaGGACCACGGGTCGGCCCGTGGAGGCCCACATGACGGCgagccggcggccgagaacACCTGCGCCGAGAATGACGACCGGCCGGGATGTGGGGTCACCGGGCGGGGTCCATTTCGGTGTCACTGGTGCCGCTGGCTGCTCAAGAGAACGGCTTGAGTATGGGCGAATTTGACGTCGAAATGAGGAGAAATTTGATTGCTGGCAATGCGTTGTAAGTCGGGTTCTCGGTAGGAGTGTTGCCGCTATTAGCAGTGTTCTGGGGAGTGCTGCGGGTTTTGTGGTGTTTCTGCTTGTGGTGATGGCGTTTGGGGTGAGACGGATGCGCCATAGCTGTTGACAGGTTCTTGTGGAGGCCATCTTGGTTTGTTACGTCTTCTTGCCTACTTTCGCTCTGTGTCCGGGGGAAAAGCAGCTCTTTTTATGTCATTGCCTCAACTTTCCCCGCTgagccgatgatgatggcaaTGTCGCACGATGGAGGTCGATCTGGGGAGTGGCGTGATGTTTTGTCGGCCAATGCTGGCCTGACCACGTCTGCCAAGTTCGGGTCTTCGCAGTTGGAGCTCAAATTCCGTCAACACACCTGAAAACTTCCCAGATCTCTTCCCGGAAAAGCATGGCCACATGCAACGGTTCTCCATCACGTTCTATTCCTCAAGCCCCCGCTCAGTCCCGTCACCTATCACAGCACAATGGACGTGTGAATATTCTCAGCCCTTCTGTGCCAGTCACCTAGGTCATACCAGTCACATGGAAAATCCAAAGACCATGCCTTACATTCGGTTTTCAGCCATGGTAATCGGTATTAGGAACAACGAGATCAGGGCTTAAGTGGGTTGACAAGAGCCCATTCGCCAGTCACCCGTGACCCCGCAATGACACCAACAGCAAGGCTTGACGCCCAATCCGTCAATGAATGATCATTTTCGCCACCAAACTGCACCGTAGGCTCCTTGCCATCAGCAGCACGCTCAAGATGGCGGGCAACATGCTCCATGCGCTCATCCCAGGCTTGTACCCCCTTGAATTCGGTCTTGCAGTCGATGGCAGGGCATCTCATGTGGTTTGGAAGGCTGCAACGTGTTCTCTCTGCGTTTGCCTGCAAAGTTTGGAGGTGATTATCCCATTCAAGGGTGGgtttcttctgcttctgggCCTTGCGAACATTTGGCGGGACGTGCATACGCCGAACATGCTGGGTGTATAGGTCCTTTCGTGAAAATATTGCGCCGTTAGGCAAGACGGGCCGACTCTTTGCGAGGTAAGAGGTGTCATTTTCGATTTCTGCACACTTTTCCTGGGCGCAGACCCAGTAGTGAAGTGCTATGTGCTGGGACACAACATGGCGCTTCCATTCGTTTTTGCCGGCGAAGTTGGACGGACAGCCAGCAAAGCTGAAGACACATACTTAAGAACGAAGGTGGTGTTGTTTCATATGCTTTTGATAGGTGTTCTCGTCAGAGAATAGGGCTTCGCATTCCGTGCAAAGTATCTTTGGGTTTCGCGAGGCGGGAGGGTTTGGGTTGGACGTGATTGACGATACGCCAACGTCTTCACTCTGACGATTGCGTCTTCTGCTTTCCGGCTCGGATTCGAAACTTTCAGTTAACTCTTCGAAGGGGCTTCGGGGCCTCGTGACCGTAATGGCGGGCAACCAACTTGGAATGATGGAAGCCTCCGTATCCTCGTTTTCCGAGTGGGTTTCACTTGGCGGGAAAAGTTGAAATTCCGTTTCCCAGGGACGCGGAGATCCGTATCCGGGCTCAGCGGTTAGTGAATCTAGTTCAAAATCTGCTCCGAGTTCATGTCGGTCTTGGGCTGTTTTAAAATCGTAGGGTGGATAATCAAGCAGAAAAGCAAAATCATCGACGCCACTGTCGTCCCTAACGCTCTTGTTCGTGCTTCTGATATGCTGTGTCGAGGATGCGAAATGTTTCTCGTCGTATTCGTATTCGTATTCTTCCATCTCTTCGATGTTTTGAACCCATATGAGAGGTAAATCAGGGACATCACTGCCGTTCATTAGGTTCTTGATCGTGCTTCTGCTCTGTTGTCTTGAGTTTTCGGAAGATTGCTCGTCGTTTTCGTCTTCTGATTGTATCTCCTCTTCGTAACTTGGTAGAGACTTGATGGCCAAGGATCTCAGATGCCCAGTGATGTGGCTCCCCAGATCACCTCCGGCTGTCTTCTTATTGATTCCGCATAGAGGGCACATGGTGAAGATGTCGGCTAGCTTCCGCGCGTTACGATTCGCCAGAGCCCGGAGTTGGGTATCGCTGAGTGTTGTGTTGTGGTCTTGCCGCATGTGGCCCATGTACTCTTCACGGGTTGAGAACGATCCCAAGCCACGATGGGATGAGCAACGCCAGAACCTGCAGTGTTGGTCCATATGGCTTCGCCACTCATCGCTGTGGGTGAAGAGAATATCAGATTGGTCGCAGTCTTCGAACAGGCAAACGTATGGCTTTAATTCGTTCTTGACGTGGTTTCTGGATTGCTACTTAGGAGACAAAATCCAAAGGGGCCGCATCCCCAGCGAGAGGAAAGTGGCCACTTACCTCCATTTCTTCTCATCAAACACGACTTCGGCTGGGAGAGCGTAAAGGCAGTAAGGGCAGGTGATCTCGCCTACGGTGTCGAGGCCGTAATTGTCTGAAATATCGTCGTTTGCCTTATCGTCAACTGACATTCCGCTTGCCTCGATGCTTTTCTTGTGGTCGGCTTCTCGTCGGCTTCTCAGCTGTTCCCACTTCCGTTTGGCAGCGATACCGGGTGCTGGAGGGAAAATAAGAGGTTCATGGTTGCTCAACGCAATGGTTTTGCTCTTGGAGACCACGGATAAGCTCGAAGAGGCCTTTGTAAAGTTTTGAGGGTTCAAAGTCGTGGCGCTCTGAAGCTGGGAAGCCGCATATGCAAAAGCTGGGGTTCTGACGGGCGCCTTGTTACCTGGTTCCGCCGTATCGTTAGCCAAGAGGCTTGTCTGAACAGACGGCAGCGCAACAAAAGCCTTGGGAACAGTCTTCTGGGGCCGAATAGCAGAAGTCCCGTGGCGATGTCTTCGGTACAGGATAAGTTTCCGGCGTAGGATCATTGAATCGACAAGACGGCGTCTGATATTGAGGCTGACGTTGGGAAAGCAGTCGCTGATGTTGTGCTCAAAAACACGCTTGAGCAGGGGTTCTacgtcgttgccgtcgtcatcctcaaTCCGAAAGTCAGCCGCTTTCTGAACATGAGTTTCTTTGCTCGCTTTCCGAATGGTGTTGGAAATCTTGTTCAGGTGACTGATCTCGGTCCCGATGTACGCAAAGGATTGTTTCAATCCTTCACTTTGGGTACTCAAGCACTCGGATTGCGTGTTTTCCACAATCGATCCAAGTGCTGCCGAACCTATGTGCTCTCAGTCTGAGCTTTTCCCTTAGTCTGGTCGAATGAGAAGAATGTGACTCACATGCTCGGACGCGGTAACTTAGAGATTCAAgcaggccatcgacgacgtcccgAACGTCGGGCGCATAGCGGAGGCGATGGTCCATAGATGCTCGCTCAGGGGCAAACACTCCCATGGCCGTCGCCCAGGTAGAGAACCTTGCAACTTGATCCTCCACCATTGACAGCTCCCTGGCATGGACAGCGGAAGCTCGTTGGAGGCATTCTTGGAATGACTCCAGACATTTGTTAGCCGAGGCAGCAATAGTTGGCCCTATCAAACTCCGATTGTCCTCGTACCCGGTCCTGGTCTCCATGTTGGTTGTTTGGGTGAGGAACAATACAAAATCAAGCAAGCCCAGTATGTTCGCCTCGCAGATGTTGAGCTAATCTACGCTTACGCTTATTGGTTTGTGCTGATGAGGGGGCACTATCATGTCATTTGGATACTCTAGCTGTCTAATATCATGTTCAAGTCATCACAGCTTCTAGAAATTAGAATTTCAGTATTTTCAAACATCCCCTGTCAAATATACGTCTTTGAATTACAGAGCTACGTTTTTTAGAGACGTATGACAACAACGTCTGTTCTACAGATGGAAAGTTAGGCATCATCCTTGTTAGCCAAAGGAGGCAAATTGTTAAGCAGACAAAATCCCAGCCACCGCACCCCCTGTGATGCATCTACTACTACATCTTGCCATCCCGAATCCAACCAGTCGGGTTCTTGGACATTTGCTTATTGCAAAATCATCAAAAACTGGCCTTGAGCTACGCGAAGAGCCCTGAGATGGCTACATATCGTCCTCTCGACCATGATATCGGAAGCAGTGAACTGCTCCAAGACGTCGCGGTGACATTCCTACAAATGGCGGGAGTTGCCCGGCTCAACGACAGCAACGGAGACAGCAAGGTATTCTACAGTCACCTAGCCTTCAACTGTTCCAGACTACAGGAGCTTTCGAAGGCCCCGCCGTGTCTAGATGCTGGCCTGGTCTCTCAAGCTCTCGCTCATCTCGGGTCGTTGATACCAATGACTGGCGTTCCGGAGTTGCCAGCCTACTTCAAAGCGGAAGCGCGCCTCAGGGCGCTCAATTTCCACTGGAGAGAGTTGCAGAGCCTAGGAAACAATGCGAAGATCGTCGAATTTATCGGCCGGTGGTTGGGACCCGTGGCACTCGGCCAAGACCGTGATCTCTTAGATGCCGCCTTGGAGAGTTGCGTGGATGAAATCAGCAAGCAACAGCCCACACAGTCTCGAAAGGAAGCCGTCAAGATTTCAGTCTCGGGCATTGACGAGCCATCATCCGCGGTCCGGAAAGCTGCTCAGTCGGTTTTCAACGCTTTGCTGAGTTGCAAAGAATGCGCCTGCTCTTGTCCACATCGTTTTGGGGCGAAGCTGGAGCTAGGTACTTACAGAAAGCCGACGAAGCCCGCGCAACGGGCACGAAGACATCGGACCAAAAGCACAACAGCGGGGGGGCTGGAATTCAAGATGTTTCTTTCCATGGAACGTAACTGGAACGAGGTCCGAATCCACACCCTCAGGGAGACACAGGTTGGCTTCCGCCTTCCAGACGACTCGGCAGTGCCCCATGGGAAAACGGTGTCCGCCGTACGCCAGAGCATCAAAACGCTATGCGCGCCAATGATAAGGACACAATCGAAGCCTCTACAGCGACTCGAGCTGAAGCTCACCGGCAATCAACTGTTCGAGTTGGGATTTGAGAAGACCAACTTCCGTGTCGACAAGTCTACGGAGGCAATCTCTCTTTCTCAGTGCTTAGAGGAGCATCACGAATGGTTCACGGAGAAGACGAAGCGAGT includes these proteins:
- a CDS encoding Peptide hydrolase; translated protein: MADLIGLPLVRGQVRRLWIAFLHLLLAASACAYMPLSDAALRNVTVSEADFDIHAGPLLSPLLIPRVPGTDGQLQTQRHFVDFFTKSLPKWTVQWQNSTDKTPATGDANVPFQNLILRREPPWTKPGQANYLTLVAHYDSKYEPAGFIGATDSAAPCAMLMHVAKALDPYLTQMYDEMVALGELGGTVPMDMGLQILFLDGEEAFKSWTDTDSLYGARSLSNEWEHTFNPAMSHYKTPLEQISAFVLLDLLGSAEPRIPSYFQSTHWAYQAMAKVEQRMRDLGVLETKPKNPFLYDAEKSPQMFGHSGIGDDHVPFMMKGVNILHIIPSPFPAVWHRMEDDGEHLDMPTVRDWTRIVTAFTMEWLDANEVMAEEKEGS
- a CDS encoding Serine/threonine protein phosphatase, whose amino-acid sequence is METRTGYEDNRSLIGPTIAASANKCLESFQECLQRASAVHARELSMVEDQVARFSTWATAMGVFAPERASMDHRLRYAPDVRDVVDGLLESLSYRVRACSAALGSIVENTQSECLSTQSEGLKQSFAYIGTEISHLNKISNTIRKASKETHVQKAADFRIEDDDGNDVEPLLKRVFEHNISDCFPNVSLNIRRRLVDSMILRRKLILYRRHRHGTSAIRPQKTVPKAFVALPSVQTSLLANDTAEPGNKAPVRTPAFAYAASQLQSATTLNPQNFTKASSSLSVVSKSKTIALSNHEPLIFPPAPGIAAKRKWEQLRSRREADHKKSIEASGMSVDDKANDDISDNYGLDTVGEITCPYCLYALPAEVVFDEKKWRNHVKNELKPYVCLFEDCDQSDILFTHSDEWRSHMDQHCRFWRCSSHRGLGSFSTREEYMGHMRQDHNTTLSDTQLRALANRNARKLADIFTMCPLCGINKKTAGGDLGSHITGHLRSLAIKSLPSYEEEIQSEDENDEQSSENSRQQSRSTIKNLMNGSDVPDLPLIWVQNIEEMEEYEYEYDEKHFASSTQHIRSTNKSVRDDSGVDDFAFLLDYPPYDFKTAQDRHELGADFELDSLTAEPGYGSPRPWETEFQLFPPSETHSENEDTEASIIPSWLPAITVTRPRSPFEELTESFESEPESRRRNRQSEDVGVSSITSNPNPPASRNPKILCTECEALFSDENTYQKHMKQHHLRS
- a CDS encoding Nuclear pore protein-like protein, which encodes MDLFLETEPFFFDPRGDLTLKVGNEEDTGGKYTFVVCSRTLARSSTVFTAMLFSGFAESCPREDSEESSWTVELPEDSPYSFSLLMDIIHGHFASLPDMLRARDLHDLLILTNKYDMTHVLHPLARTWFRPYKKVTTCVGNETVLWIAWELGHKELCRKLIRHLILESRVDEYGQLLDSNGDPLPRDSFLEGPGVLDHVAQVRNSLIQNIASLFHKAIQSNLDGNGCKAPTRPSMYCYMTKTIQCDSINVGALVRYTRTLGFQGEGHGQIDTSQYLGSVRDLASSVEQTGFDRMLFHLFCNPLPGIRMEIQDLLDSVALPALESYSDYFQQQAKKTGIERGVLVGIEEGEPSRKRSRRD
- a CDS encoding 3-hydroxyacyl-CoA dehydrogenase, producing the protein MWASTGRPVVLHDVDSRALASAIVYIGDALTTVCAVRETRPGRVTTSTVLEESCGADPWMVIEALPEDPEIKREMLGKADTLVPEDCILASNSSTWPTSALRNLITRPERLLNTHYHLPPRNTYVELMTCGATDRDLIPFLKAQMRGVGFNPLALPHESVGFVFNRIWSAVKSDTLRVLQAELASPRDIDALFRDFFHAEKGPCEKMDEVGLDTVWQVEKNRVSMGVVDEDKAGYTDWLEENYISRGRLGEKTGDGLYSTEERKLLMEKRALTRSSYLRAH
- a CDS encoding MFS drug efflux, producing the protein MTAKPEAQPQAGILLEKADRPDSSSNKGPLSGDTTDNERAEEPAASGPVRTVTGLKWYLIVFAILSSTFLFALDNTVVADVQPQIVLQFDAIEDIAWLAVAFIMVSTAVNLLYGQLYSHLKPKWLYIGSVVVFEIGSALCGAAPNMDSLIVGRALCGLGGVGMYLGVMVLIAATTTIQERPMYLASIGLTWGLGTILGPLVGGAFADSDATWRWAFYINLPIGALAAPVYIFMLPSPDPQPGASIPKRLAEVDWVGAVLMLGAIVTFTMAISFGGVMYEWDSGSEIALFVVAGVLFVVFGVQQAYSIGTTVKRRIFPVELISSRKYYRTMVLMFCVTASGGCAIFIPVYFIPVFFQFSRGDSAIDAAVRLLPFILVMVTVTLAQGGMLSHPSGRFGLYMPWFTVGGIITVVAASLMYVVETDTSTAWVYGASAMLGAGVGTYTQAGFSISQASVPEHMAAVAASLMALAQTGGINIALAVGNAVFLNRAETRLAEILPDTVTEDQIHLAIAGVGADFVTTLPPQMQQEILEAIVEALNLPYILVITAGSLVLVCSVLMKRERLFMTAAAGGA